tctctctttccttttataactcagtttttagagattcattcattttaagtacttcatccctaacataaaaagcatcatctctatctttctgagtttgatggaacatgactaactctttttctaaataatcattcctctttttacaagcaagattttcagaagttaatctttcacatgttaaagtttgatctctataactaatgaacatggttttaaaatatcttctcaactcattaatatcatcagtatgaaaggcataagtagtttgagttacctttaactcagcagcatcagaactgctatcagcatttgccattaacGCATAGTTCtcatcactttcagaatctgaagtgtctgtccagcttttcttctttgtgacaagagccttgcctttgtcactcttcactttcttgcaatcaggagatatgtggcctttctcaccacagttatagcatttgacatttgtgtaatctcctctgtcagacttccctcttttgccttcagattttttaAAACTCTTCTTATcggaacttgcacctttcctggaaaacttctttcccttcctgaattttctgtatgcaatcctaGTGATTCTTTCACCACGAGAGCACACAGCTTCaccatctcttcatcagcatccatctcaggcaagctttcagtttctgagtcatcatcactatcagaatttgatgactcagtatcagactttgtgatgagagcttttcccttgcctccttgaggtagctgttttgggagattcctcctcagccttaagagcaactatccctgactttcctcctttcctcttgcttctttgttccatatcaagttcatgagtcttgagcatcccataaatttcatcaagagttgtttctttaagattatagttgtctcttatagtggtggccttcaaatcccatctttcaggaagtgctaacaggaatttaagatttgaatcctcaagatcatattccttgtcgaCTAGTGaaaaatcattcaagagtttgacaaatctgtcatataaaccagttaatgactcatcaggctttgagtcaaagtgttcatactttgagtgagtattgtcttcctgttcttcttaactgattcggttccctgacatcttgtctccaaagcatcccatatctcctttgcagtcttgcagttaattaccctgtttgacatgacattatcaatggcactatgcagcaagtgtcgtaccttagcatccttagcaattgaagagatatcttcagcagtgtaatcactcttctcctttggtacaaactttgctggttgacctgcaactataacaacgagtttggttggcttgtgtggtccttcattgattctgtcaaggtattctggattagtagcttccagaaacataaacatcctcacctttcatatggaatattcagatggtttcagtatgggaactctaatagtctcatatcgaccatggatttgagtctttggaggttcttcagttttggtgggcttggttggagtttcttcttcagacatgattgtttttggatcttaaactgtttgtgtgttaacagatctgctctgataccacttgttaggtcacacacactgtagaagggggttgaatacagtgtttatcacaatcaaatcgaattaaagaactcaagtaacagaaaatagactttattcaatataataaactctgttacaatatagaactgtcctctctcagtgatgaacaaatatcatgagagttgctagggttacaatgaatattattctcgataatgataacacatatagtgtaaaccctatgtctatatttttatactacacagttacaagataatcgctaattgatatggaatataattctgcttcctaaaatatatcaatcagatatcttttcttccaagtattctattcttcatagattccttcttcatgcatatctcttcttgtgtttgtcttgatcttctttcctttcaatcagccgccttccttatctgaaagtctccttaagtcctgatattatctcctgataaatatctcctgataacttaagttctgaccacttaagttctgacttcagtataagtgctgattttcagttaagtactgaattgtcctgttcaagtaagatctgaaaactaaacataaatcatattagacatgacattatcaaatatatctaacagcatttattgcagatgctcctaggaaatagtttaaaaaatgtggctctacaaatcatctaactcacctttgcaaaaaggctGTTAGTGGGCCAAAACCgggagcatgcaaatataatgaagcaaaaCTGAAGTTCCCTATtccttctgtgataagtttgattacattctttgcaacatgaaagtgatgacaagttaCCACAAACTGGGAGTTGACCTTAAAGAAGTCAATATTGGGTCTGCAGCTAAAAAGGATCATGCAAATCAATCAATGAACaccattctttctgaatcaactcaGTCAAATTCTACAAATtatgttaacaagaagaaagtacccaacacttcttgggtagctaaacacatttaatcctcattatgtgcaggaaaaaatgaagaaagtcatatggatcatagacagtggatgctcaagatatatgacaggtgataggccctactatcacagtttgaggagatggttggcccattaatgacttttggagacaagaacaaaggtttcacaatgagatatggcaagttaatttctgaaaatgttgtcattgaagatgtagcactggttaTTGGTTTGGAAACGAATctcctaagtgtcagtcaattcacatatagaggattcaatattgcatttgacaaaggagaatgcttaatcatcaacaaaaagactagtgaagttgctctgaaaggagtaagaaagAGAAGCCTATTATTGCAGATTTAcactcagcaaataaggaaggaatTTGTTGCTTCCACATCAAGGCTTCTATAGGGCAAAGCAATATGTAGCATAAAAGCTCTCTAACATGAATTATAAGAAAATCAACACCCTGGTGAAAAAgaagttagtgagagacatgccaaatctggagtttgtttaaaatgaagtttgtgaggtttgtcaaaaaggaaaaatgaagaagtcaagtcacaagagtaaaactagGGCTTCACATGGGTTGGGTTGGGCCGGCTTACAAAATTTTATGACCCAACCCAATTAGCTCGGCCTATAAAATTATCAACCCATTAACCCCCGAAGAATTATACAACCCAACCCTACTAATATTATGACGGGTTGGGTCGGTTTGGGTTGCTTTAATCGGGTTGAACGAAAATATAAAATAAGTTCATAAAACTTAAAAACATGAAATATAGTCTTAACTTAAATATTACAGTCATCCAAATATTACAGTCATCCATATTCCATAAGTTGAATTCCATAAATCTTTaaagaagcaattgagaaaattGTTTAAATAATAGTCATTTCTCGCTTCGAATAAAAGATTAAACTGGTGGAAAATCAATCATCATTAACATTGATGATCTTGTTCATTGTCTTCTCAGTTGATGGAGCAATGTCCTTCATTTTTCCCTCTTTATCTACAATATTCAAAACAAAATCGGTATTAACATGAGAATGTAAAAAAATTTACTAAAGCAGGAGAATACTAGATAAAATAAAAGTTTGCAAAATATTTTACCTTCTTCAAGCTCAAGCAACTCATAAGAATGACTTTCATCCAAAAATTTGTTGAATTTTGTCTTCTCATGGCTGCCCTTTAACCAGCTTTGAGTGCATACTAGTGCCTCTACCATTTTCGGGCTCAAAGAACTCCTAAATGGATCCAATATACGCCCACTCGTACTAAACGCAGATTCTGAAGCAACACTTGATACCGGAATAACAAGTATATCTTTGGCAATTAAAGATAAGGTCTTATACTTGCTAGCATTGTCCTTCCACCAAAGCAGTATATCAAATTTATTCATCAGTGGGTTGACAGGTTCTTCAGCCAAGTAGACATCAGTATCACTCTTGTTCTCTGTGATCCCCATATGCTGCTGCTCCATATAATTTTGCAATAGCCTTCTCTTTTGTTTTTCTTTGCCAAAGGTGGGTTTTGATGGAGGATCACCTATGGACTCCTGTAAATATTTGCAGGATAAAAGACAATGAGCTAATAAAATAGATGTATCGAAATACTATATAAAATCTAATACCATTGAAATGCATGTATACTAATTATGAACACTATCTAAAATTTaagtaaaatatatatttttatttttatgtaCTGGTATAAATTAagattaaaatttaattattttttaacaATTTATGTGAACTGGAATTGGTGGTTAAGAAGATAAAACTAGTATACTTTATGTAACAAACAAGGAAAAAGTAGCAATTTCTATAAAATCTCCTTGCTTTTTTAATAAGAGTTTCTATTCATTCACCTAAAATGAAAAACGACATTGCAGCAGCAGGTGTCTGGTATGTATATAAAAGGTTGAAAGACTTATGCATTTTCCCATACTTAAAACCAGTTAAGTTACAAACATCTTAATCAATATCTCATGGTCACCTGATTAAGTTACAAACCAGTTAAACATCAATAAACACAGAGTTTCCAGTTACTTAAATAAGTGTGTTTAAGGCTTAAATAAGTTACAACCGGCCATTATTTTGTCCAAAAATAAATTTCTGGAACTTCAGCTTGGGTGACATGCATAACATTGTATTAGAATTAACCCTACAGACAAATTTAGAGTAGTATATAACTCATAATTTGAAAGTTTAGATAAATGTACATCAAGTTGGAGTGTACCTTACTGGACATGACACCTTCAACTTCAACATTGTAAGCGGCATACAAGCGTTGCAAAATGGATTCTACCTTGACAGTAATCATAGCAACTGTCTCAGCATCGTACAAAGATTCAAAACAATACTTCAAGTACCTCATTTTGTACCTGGGATCAAGTAAAACAGCCAAAAACAACATGGGATTTATATTATCAGCATTTCCCCAATATTTATTATATTTCTCCTTCATGCTAGCAGCCATGGCAGATAACAGGGGATCATCAGCATCCGCTAATTCAGTCAACACATTATGGATCTCACATACTTCATGATAAAAGTTATTTGAAGTTACGTGTAAAGTACCACTGATCTTCAAGGTAACTTCATAAAAAGTTGATAGAAACTGCACAAACACAAATGCTGAGCGCCGGTCAATAGACGTTGGAGGTCCAATTCTCTTTTTACCATTTTCTTTTTCCAGGAAGTAGCTTAGAAATTTGTCATCTTCTTCTTCATACATGATAAAAGCCTTTTCGAATTTAAGTGCCACCTCCAGCATCATATAAGTGCTGTTCCACCTTGTAGCCACATCTAAAATCAGCCCCCCTTGTAATCAATCCTTTCCTTCTCTACACAAGCTCTAAATTTTGTTAGCTTTGCAGGAGATGCTCGAATATACCTCACAGAATTGCGGATAACAGCTATTGAGTCATGTAATTTTGTTAGCCCATCGTTGACAATTAAGTTCAGCATATGAGCACCACATCTAATATGGAGATGTTCAGCATTAAGATCAAAACCTCGCCAAGCATTGACCCTCCTCTTAACAAAACCAATAGCAATATCATTAGCTGATGCGTTGTCAAGTGTGACAGAGAACACTTTCTCAATTCCCCAATCAAGCAAATAAGCCTCAATTATCTTACCAATCATTTCACCTTTATGGTTTGAAATCTGACAAAAGTTTACAATCTTTTTCTGTAATTTCCAATCAGCATCTATGTAGTGTGCTGTCAAACACATATAAGACATTTGGGTCCTGCTTGTCCAGCAATCAGTTGTTATGCAGACTTTTTGACCAATGGATGtcaattccttcatcaactttgaTCTCTCTTTAcagaaaagtgaatatacatcCCTAGTGACAGTCATTCGACTAGGGACAGTAAACTTAGGCTACAACTCATTGATTAAATCTTTAAAAACCTTCACCCTCTACAACATTGAAAGCTTGTTCATCCTTCACCACGAATTTTGCCAATATATTTCGACACCTCACTTTGTTAAATGTAGTGGCCAATAAATTCTCCCCTCCATCAGGTCCGCGTTTAAAGCTAAGCACTCTCTGCTTCTTATCAGCCATATTTTTTGGATACTTCTTGCATTTCTTCAAATGACCCCACAAACTACTGGTTCCAACTCTTGTAGTATGGCAAGCATAGTTCGCTCCACAGTAGTTACAGATACATCTAGGATTATTTTTATGTCCACCATTCACTTTAGTAAAGTGATCCCATACATCAGAAATTCTAGTAGGCTTTTTGTTTTCTGTAAGTAGCTCATCATCTTCCTCTTTTTTAGGAGACCTGAGTTCAGCCGGAATACTTTCTACGATCATTGGATCATCATTATTGCCAGTGGTTGGAACATTAGGAATGGGAGCATTTGGGGCAACAGTTGATGCGGTTTTTTGTGAAGTATTTTCAGGGAAGGTTAGCGCGGAATTAGGGACATAACTAGCAGGAATGAAGTAATTCTCCATTTATTTGATTCTGAAGAAACAAACATAGATAAAACACAATAATCAAACACTATATAGTAATATATAAAATGGAATATACGAAATCAGCACATTAAGATACCAAAGTACACTACCcatgatatatacatatatataaatcacatataaaatataaatcaTATACAAATTGTATATATTAGAGCAGTTTCATATTTGTGTGTGCTTGAGCAATGTACAAAATACAAATCACATACAATTGAGCTAAATCATATGCAAATcacatataataaaatataaatcagATAAAAAATCATATATAATAGAGCTAAATCATATACAAATCGCATAAAATAGAGCAGATTCATGTATATATTATACAAGAAACAAAGAGAATAAGAGACTAAACTTACAATTAAGCGGAAAATATGAAAGATACAGATAACTCTCAGTCGAACTTATAAATAGCAGTGTGGAACAAGATAAGAAGTAAGAACAGAACATGCGGCTGCTATAAAATTAGGGTGAAATACATCGTTTACTTACTTGTGTGTAAAAGGGAAGTGAGGTGTATTGTAAATGGGCTGGGCCTAGATATGTCATCGGGTTGGGTTGGTTTAGAGTTGTAAATAATTAAACTCTAACCCAACCCATAGTATTTGGCCCAATTAAAATTCAACCCATCACAGATTCGGTTTGGGACGGTCCAGTTCTTTCGGCCCAATATAGGGTTGGGTCGGGCCGGGTCATTCGGTTTTAACAAACCATGTGCAGCCCTAAGTAAAACTATGAATTCCCTAAGTGCATgtgttaagaatatgttgtgaacttgatgataagttaaacaaaatactaaGTAGTTATTATTTAGtgtatttgtagctttcaacggatgatcacttcaacatctgttgaaagagtagcttatgtaataataagtttagtagcatatttctgcatattgtaatgccttagggaatatatgttgtagaatgtttaagtcatgttgactaatagattgatatgcaagataggttagttaattgtaaatattagatgccttgtaatcttgtgtaaatgaaatggagttaactgccatgaagacagtctcaacggatgtttcactaggcttcaacggatgatcagctaaagcttcaacggatgcttcacaaagtttcaacggatgatcagccaaagtttcaacggatgatcaaccatagttttaacggatgatccaatgaagtttcaacggatgatcaaattcaaaaaagtagttgatagtgactttaaagtcacatgtgttgattgtatgcaaatggaatgtggcaacctAATTACAGGTTTTGGAGAACATAGAAGCAtttcatttccatgctaaactgaagatattcaaagatgctggattgagaaatgaagaatCATGAGATTAGACTaaaaacattttgtcttatttgttttgtctttttatcatgcaTCTTGGTAATaaataaaccaagtgtagcaagtagaactttatcgaagttagtaagcaattaccagagcAATAGAAAAAGTAAAATCTGTAAAAAATTTATCTGTtcttgtagttcaacttgtaagtAGATGTGTACAATATTGTAACACATAGTTCTCTATTTAATATAAcatctggtggaaaagttcaatccactagaaagtttttaagtacttgtatttaattactttgtgatttgatttctttaCTACTTTCATTCCACACCATttctaaatcaaacacagttatatattcatagtagaactgttcttaaaattgaaaaagaagtcagaattacattcaacccccttctgtaattcattgttagattgtttgggaataacaattggtatcagagcaagctcttgaagaacaaagaatttaaagatcacaataactaacaagatgagcaagaaagatgttggag
This DNA window, taken from Apium graveolens cultivar Ventura unplaced genomic scaffold, ASM990537v1 ctg7176, whole genome shotgun sequence, encodes the following:
- the LOC141703889 gene encoding zinc finger BED domain-containing protein RICESLEEPER 2-like; this encodes MMLEVALKFEKAFIMYEEEDDKFLSYFLEKENGKKRIGPPTSIDRRSAFVFVQFLSTFYEVTLKISGTLHVTSNNFYHEVCEIHNVLTELADADDPLLSAMAASMKEKYNKYWGNADNINPMLFLAVLLDPRYKMRYLKYCFESLYDAETVAMITVKVESILQRLYAAYNVEVEGVMSSKESIGDPPSKPTFGKEKQKRRLLQNYMEQQHMGITENKSDTDVYLAEEPVNPLMNKFDILLWWKDNASKYKTLSLIAKDILVIPVSSVASESAFSTSGRILDPFRSSLSPKMVEALVCTQSWLKGSHEKTKFNKFLDESHSYELLELEEDKEGKMKDIAPSTEKTMNKIINVNDD